Sequence from the Nitrospinaceae bacterium genome:
TGAATCAACATATGGACATGACGCGTTTCTGGTTCAATATGACCAGCTCACCCGGATTGTGGGTGACTTCATGAAGCGCCTCGAGGAGAATGCTCCTATCGGCATCGACGCGATGGCGATCCCCCCCGAGGCGAGGCGCTTTATTTTCACATTTCCCGCCGAGGAGGTGCAAAAACCTTTCCTCTGGGAGCTTGGAAAAAAATTCTCCCTGACCATCAACATCATACGAGGGGACGTGGGTGTCGATTCGGGGTGGCAGGTGTGCGAGTTTGAAGGAGAGTCCAGCGAAATCGCCGCAGCCGTATCCTATGCAAGAGGCCAGGGAATCTGGGTCGATCAAGGAGGCGATGCCCCTATCGACCACGACCGCGCTGAAGTGGTATAGGACAGATAATCACACGGAAACAAAACCGGGAGACCACCTGGCGTTTTATTTCTCTACCAACTAAGACGTTTTCCTATACGGAGGTTCCACATGAGCGAGCTAAATGAACCAATTGTAGTCGTCAAATATTCTGACTACACCTGACCCTTCTGCTATGTTGCCACCGTGGGTGGCACCCCCGAGATTGAAAAAGACCCGGACGTTCAAGTTGAATGGGTAAGCTGGGAGGGCCGCCCGCCCGGCCAGGAATTCGCCGGCTACTCACCCGAGCACAAAGTCGAGAACTACAAGACCAACCACAAACCCCTGGCCGACAAATATGATGTGCCCATCAATCTGGCCGGCGGCAACTACCGGACAACTAACGCCCATATGGCCACTTTCTATGCTCGCGACATGGGTAAGTTCAAGGATTTTCGCGACAGAATTTATAAGGCGCGCTGGGAGGATGATCTTGCGCTCGACAATCCCGACGTGCTTGCCAAATGCGGCGAAGATGTAGGCCTCGATGGCGAGGAGATCAAGAAAGTGATCGCCGAGAAACGGTACCTCGCCGCCCTTCACAGCCAGCGGGCCCAGGGCAAGAGCCTCGGTATTTTCGGCATCCCCTCGTTCGTCGTCCAGGGTAAAATTTTCTGGGGCAAGGATGTAATCGACGACGTGAAGGCTGAAGTTAGTCGGCTGAAAAAGAAAAAAATCGTAGAACAAGAAAAACAGGACGGCTAGGCGCCTTCCACCAGATCGGCCTCACTTACTTAAATTTTAATTACAAAACTCGAAAGGCGACAGATGAGCGATTTTAAAAGCGAAGTTAAGGATGGCATGCGAATTGACTGGAACGTTCCGCTCAAAATGGAAGACGGGGTTGTCCTTCGTTGCGACA
This genomic interval carries:
- a CDS encoding thioredoxin domain-containing protein; amino-acid sequence: MGGTPEIEKDPDVQVEWVSWEGRPPGQEFAGYSPEHKVENYKTNHKPLADKYDVPINLAGGNYRTTNAHMATFYARDMGKFKDFRDRIYKARWEDDLALDNPDVLAKCGEDVGLDGEEIKKVIAEKRYLAALHSQRAQGKSLGIFGIPSFVVQGKIFWGKDVIDDVKAEVSRLKKKKIVEQEKQDG